Within Desulfolithobacter dissulfuricans, the genomic segment AGGCCGCCATGCGCGCGATGATGAAGAACCGCTGGGGCCGGATCATCAATATCTCCTCGGTCATCGGTTTCCTGGGCAATGCCGGCCAGGTCAACTATGCCTCGGCCAAGGCCGGGCTCGTCGGCCTGACAAAATCCATGGCCCGGGAACTGGCTCCCCGCAGCGTCACGGTCAACTGTGTGGCGCCCGGCTATATTGTCACCGACATGACCAGCGGTCTGGGCGAGGATATCCAGCAGGCCATCAAGGCCCAGATTCCCCTGGGGACCCTGGGTACGCCTGAGGATGTGGCTGCGGCTGTTGCCTTTCTGGCCGGAGAGGATGCCGCCTACATGACCGGACAGACGCTGCACGTCAACGGCGGGATGTACATGGGAAATTGATTCATGGGTCCTGTGCGCGGGACTCATGCTGTAGCCAAGGTGCCGGGTGTCGAAGCCATCGACCCCGGATACTTGAACATACCATCTAAAAAATATTTCAGGAGAAAAAGCAATGGCAGTTGAAGACAAAATGATCGATATCATCGTTGAGCAGCTCAGTGTAGACCGGGATAAGGTCGTACCCGGTGCCTCCTTTGTCGATGACCTCGGAGCCGATTCCCTGGATCTGGTTGAGCTGATCATGGCCATGGAAGAAGAATTCGACGTGGAAATTCCCGACGAAGAGGCGGAAAAGATCGCC encodes:
- the fabG gene encoding 3-oxoacyl-ACP reductase FabG — translated: MTIQGKTALVTGGSRGIGRAVCLRLAAMGVVVGINYVGNREAAEETLATIKDLGGSGFLCQFDVADASGVQESFKQIGAEHGVVEILVNNAGITRDGLMARMKEDDWDKVLDTNLKGAFLCSKAAMRAMMKNRWGRIINISSVIGFLGNAGQVNYASAKAGLVGLTKSMARELAPRSVTVNCVAPGYIVTDMTSGLGEDIQQAIKAQIPLGTLGTPEDVAAAVAFLAGEDAAYMTGQTLHVNGGMYMGN
- the acpP gene encoding acyl carrier protein; amino-acid sequence: MAVEDKMIDIIVEQLSVDRDKVVPGASFVDDLGADSLDLVELIMAMEEEFDVEIPDEEAEKIATVQDAIDYVNKLK